Proteins encoded in a region of the Tribolium castaneum strain GA2 chromosome 7, icTriCast1.1, whole genome shotgun sequence genome:
- the Vps16A gene encoding vacuolar protein sorting-associated protein 16 homolog, whose amino-acid sequence MSAAMLTADWFLLGRDLYFRKFEIYTMGWHQDINLENFIASSAPYGGPIAIRRDEQKFIKVQGSGQPIISIFSGSGRQITSFKWTKRPIVCMGWSNDEKLICIQEDGVVVLHDMFGKYLHTFVISQKIQDVKIVDAKIFTSPQNRTGIAVMTSNFKIFLINNIQEPKTRQLSELIKSNLHPTSWVVISEDPHTEVLIAREKELFRLKQDEHHTSLMLEPDISNKYSSILEMAVSFNARHVALFTDSGYLWLGSSNLRTKYCEIDTNIIHKPKQLVWCGNESVVAYWERDNSLLIVGKHGQKMMYTYDSSVHLSPEIDGVRIISNTQHELLQKVPDVVQKIFRINSTDLGSFLLEASKHYQKRSHRANEYICLVKQDLAKAVDQCINAVGYEFDPEVQKMLIRAAQFGKCFIAYMNSDKYVNIIRLLRVLNAVRDPKIGIPLTFTQLQFLGQKVLLDRLITRKEYFLALQIAKYLKMPEEEGTSHILVHWAKYKVGQSHLEEETVAREIAEKLGNTPGISYSEIASTASQFGRKKLAIKLLDYESKASEQVKLLLELTENTPALVKAIESGDTDLVYMVILKLREKMALGDFKMTIRSFPVAQSLYIKYCKEHNTQALNEIYIQEDDFSAQAQTFIMESLDDKKSHMRDSLLTSAAEAYRKGRKDLNASLCDDYLKLSRFQRQLDEKSGHQKYTGKSVHETCLLLLKSNEVKLAEKFRNDYKIPDKRFWWLRIQSLAHLEDWTELEKFSKAKKSPIGYAPFVDICLEKNNRHEALKYLPRVGDDLKVKYYIKAECLEDAAKIAFEQKDIQSLLYVQTKCPSNSSLSEKVNSFIMQLDNRK is encoded by the exons ATGTCGGCGGCAATGCTAACCGCCGACTGGTTCCTCCTGGGCCGAGATTTATATTTTCG aaaattcGAAATCTACACAATGGGCTGGCACCAAGACATCAATTTAGAGAATTTCATTGCGTCGTCGGCCCCTTACGGGGGCCCCATCGCGATCCGCCGCGACGAACAGAAATTCATCAAAGTGCAAGGAAGTGGCCAACCCATCATTTCCATTTTCTCGGGATCGGGCAGGCAAATCACTTCGTTTAAA TGGACCAAACGGCCCATCGTGTGCATGGGCTGGTCAAACGACGAGAAATTGATTTGTATTCAAGAGGATGGTGTCGTAGTTTTACACGACATGTTTGGGAAGTATTTACACACGTTTGTAATCAGCCAAAAAATCCAAGATGTGAAAATCGTTGACGcgaaaatttttacaagtcCGCAAAACCGGACCGGAATTGCTGTCATGacgtcaaattttaaaatcttccTCATTAACAACATACAAGAGCCCAAAACTAGACAACTGTCGGAGCTAATAA aatcaAATCTGCACCCCACAAGTTGGGTCGTCATCTCTGAAGACCCCCACACCGAGGTCCTGATCGCTCGCGAGAAGGAACTCTTCCGTTTGAAACAAGATGAGCACCACACCAGTCTCATG CTGGAACCTGATATTTCCAACAAATATTCATCGATTTTGGAAATGGCAGTTTCGTTTAACGCGCGTCACGTGGCCCTTTTTACCGATTCGGGTTACTTGTGGTTGGGGTCGTCAAATTTGCGCACTAAATACTGCGAAATTGATACCAACATAATCCACAAACCCAAACAACTGGTCTGGTGTGGGAACGAATCGGTTGTTGCGTATTGGGAGAGGGACAATTCGCTTTTAATTGTTGGTAAACATGGGCAGAAAATGATGTACACTTATGATAGTTCGGTCCATTTGAGTCCCGAAATTGACGGCGTGAGAATTATATCAAACACACAACAcgaattattgcaaaaagtgCCCGATGTTGTGCAGAAAATTTTCAGGATTAACAGCACCGATCTGGGGAGTTTTCTACTAGAAGCGTCGAAACACTATCAG AAACGGAGCCACCGCGCAAACGAATACATTTGTCTGGTGAAACAGGACTTGGCAAAAGCTGTGGATCAATGTATCAACGCTGTGGGCTACGAATTTGATCCAGAAGTCCAAAAAATGTTGATCAGG GCCGCACAATTCGGCAAATGCTTCATTGCATACATGAATTCCGACAAATATGTGAACATAATCCGCCTCCTGCGTGTTTTGAATGCTGTCAGAGACCCCAAAATTGGCATCCCGCTCACATTCACACA ATTGCAATTTTTGGGCCAGAAAGTCCTCCTCGACCGCCTGATCACACGCAAGGAGTATTTTCTCGCGCTCCAAATCGCCAAGTATTTGAAAATGCCGGAGGAAGAGGGCACCAGTCACATTCTGGTCCATTGGGCCAAGTACAAAGTGGGCCAATCACACCTCGAGGAGGAAACAGTGGCCCGGGAAATAGCCGAAAAGTTGGGGAACACACCGGGAATTTCGTACAGTGAAATTGCCAGCACTGCTTCACAATTCGGGCGCAAAAAACTCGCCATCAAGCTACTAGATTATGAGTCCAAAGCGAGCGAACAAGTGAAATTGTTACTAGAATTGACCGAAAACACGCCAGCTTTGGTCAAGGCGATCGAGAGTGGCGACACTGACTTGGTCTACATGGTTATACTGAAGTTGCGCGAAAAAATGGCACTTGGCGATTTTAAAATGACCATTCGGAGCTTCCCCGTAGCACAGTCGCTTTATATCAAATATTGCAAAGAACACAACACGCAAGCTTTGAACGAGATTTATATACAGGAGGATGATTTTAGTGCGCAAGCGCAGACTTTCATCATGGAAAGTCTCGACGACAAG AAGTCGCACATGCGCGACTCTTTGCTAACTTCGGCCGCCGAAGCGTATCGAAAAGGGCGAAAGGACCTAAACGCCTCCCTCTGTGACgattatttgaaattatcGCGCTTCCAGCGGCAACTTGATGAAAAAAGCGGCCACCAAAAATACACCGGAAAGTCTGTTCACGAAACGTGTTTGTTGCTCCTTAAGAGTAACGAAGTGAAATTGGCGGAAAAGTTCCGCAACGATTACAAAATCCCCGATAAGAGGTTCTGGTGGTTGAGAATTCAAAGTTTGGCCCATCTGGAGGACTGGACCGAGTTGGAAAAATTCTCAAAGGCGAAAAAATCGCCCATTGGTTACGCGCCGTTCGTTGATATTTGTCTCGAGAAAAATAACCGACACGAAGCTTTGAAGTATTTGCCGAGAGTTGGCGACGATTTGAAAGTGAAATACTACATCAAGGCGGA GTGTTTGGAGGACGCGGCCAAGATAGCGTTCGAGCAGAAGGACATCCAGAGCCTGCTTTATGTCCAAACCAAGTGTCCCTCCAACTCGAGTTTATCGGAGAAAGTGAATTCGTTCATTATGCAGTTAGATAATAGGAAATAA